A stretch of Vairimorpha necatrix chromosome 2, complete sequence DNA encodes these proteins:
- a CDS encoding large subunit GTPase 1 (LSG1), translated as MDKFEFGKSIIEKRFGSLQILKNQTERSFQAEKKIKKEKKLNLSCSKKAVINKNSITEYTGADKLSELLLINNKKIFNSKMEQIENENDFEDVYDFQGINLSLNIPPRLAYDNSTKEQYKKNELTLFNEWKKINYEYIFERNIEIWRQFWITCERSDIIIQIIDSRNPNFFINKDILKMYPNKKHVILSNKADLTNTKIKVEGFEFIYYSAVTNIQPVIDFLGNVKEKTIGFIGYPNVGKSSTINALLNKKKVKVSQTPGKTKFIQTIYFSDNKILLDCPGLVFPKHSKTNLLLNGILNVDKIVDLKSSLYDVLNFIGIEKLAKYYKFEVVKQKNTTLEEINFINSLACHRNLSVSQTIKNIVKDLFCGNIQYDKIEEKYNGNEEYEFDKQLE; from the coding sequence ATGgataaatttgaatttGGTAAAtcaataatagaaaaaagaTTTGGAAGTCTAcaaatactaaaaaatcaaacaGAAAGAAGTTTTCAAGcagagaaaaaaattaaaaaagaaaaaaaacttaatttAAGTTGTTCTAAAAAAGCcgttattaataaaaattctataacGGAATATACTGGTGCAGATAAATTATCAGAATTATTACTTATAAAtaacaagaaaatattcaatTCTAAAATGGAGCaaatagaaaatgaaaACGACTTTGAAGATGTTTATGATTTTCAAGGGATTAATTTATCACTTAACATCCCACCAAGATTGGCATATGATAATTCAACAAAAGAacaatataagaaaaatgaaCTGACCCTTTTTAACGAATGGAAGAAAATCAATTATGAGTACATTTTCGAGagaaatatagaaatttgGAGACAATTTTGGATTACTTGTGAAAGATCAGACATTATAATTCAAATTATTGACTCTAGAAAtcctaatttttttataaacaaagatattttgaaaatgtatccaaataaaaaacatgtgATACTATCAAATAAGGCGGATTTGactaatacaaaaataaaagtagaAGGATTCgagtttatttattattcgGCAGTTACTAATATCCAACCagttattgattttttaggaAATGTAAAGGAAAAAACTATTGGATTTATTGGATACCCGAATGTAGGGAAAAGTAGTACTATAAACGCGCTactaaacaaaaagaaagtTAAAGTCAGTCAAACACCTGGTAAaactaaatttatacaaacaatatatttttcagataataaaattttattagattGCCCGGGACTCGTTTTTCCAAAACATTCTAAGACCAATCTTTTACTTAACGGAATTCTTAATGTGGATAAAATAGTTGATTTGAAATCAAGTTTATACGATGTTTTAAACTTTATAGgaatagaaaaattagcaaaatattataaatttgaagtAGTAAAACAGAAAAATACTActttagaagaaattaattttataaattcacTAGCATGTCACAGAAATTTATCCGTATCGCAAACcatcaaaaatattgtaaaagatttattttgtggaaatattcaatatgataaaatagaagaaaaataCAATGGTAATGAAGAATATGAATTTGACAAGCAACTAgaataa
- a CDS encoding cyclin-dependent protein kinase (PHO85) produces MSKYIQGRKIGSGTYGEVYEALDIESNMKVALKKIPLNDTEGMPGTALREISILKKIKHTNIICLYRVLHTDKLLTLVFELMDYDLREYLIKNNTNPVILINQLISGVAFLHRNKVVHRDLKPQNILIDRHGNLKIADFGLSRSLEIKVPPYSCEVVTLWYRSPELLYGVTDYSYYVDIWSLGCIIYEIFALEPLFTAETKMQMLDLINNLIGKGKSNFKNFLCVKLNIPDFFIDIIIGCLTLDCRYRLTAEQIIDILEYNYNKRDV; encoded by the coding sequence ATGTCCAAATATATTCAAGGAAGAAAAATTGGATCGGGAACTTATGGTGAAGTATACGAAGCCTTAGATATAGAAAGTAATATGAAAGTGGCTCTGAAAAAAATTCCTCTGAATGATACTGAAGGTATGCCCGGCACTGCATTAAGAGAAATTTCAATattgaagaaaattaaacaCACCAATATAATTTGTCTGTATCGTGTGTTGCATACAGATAAGCTCTTAACATTAGTATTTGAATTAATGGATTATGATTTGAGggaatatttaattaaaaataatactaaTCCTGTAATCTTAATTAATCAATTAATTTCCGGAGTAGCTTTTCTTCATAGAAACAAAGTCGTTCACAGAGATTTGAAACCAcagaatattttaatagatAGACAtggaaatttaaaaatcgcAGATTTTGGCTTATCAAGAagtttagaaataaaagtaCCTCCTTATTCATGTGAAGTCGTGACTTTATGGTATAGATCTCCCGAACTTCTTTACGGTGTCACAGATTACAGTTATTATGTTGATATATGGAGTTTGGGCTGTATTATTTACGAAATCTTTGCACTTGAACCATTATTTACTGCAGAGACGAAAATGCAAATGTtagatttaattaataatttaataggTAAGGggaaatcaaattttaaaaattttttatgtgtaaaattaaatattcctgatttttttatagatatcATTATAGGATGTTTAACTCTCGATTGTAGGTATCGATTAACCGCCGAACAAATTATAGATATATtagaatataattataataaaagagaCGTCTAA